The stretch of DNA GTCAATTTCGTCGGAAAACTCCATCAGATCAACGTCTTCGTCGTCTTCCTGACCTTCATTATCGCGGAATACATCGATTTCCATATCAACCAACCGACCCGCGAGTTTAATGTTCTGCCCGCCCTTACCAATTGCCAGCGACACCTGATCGGGTTTCAGAAACACCGATACGCGTTTGGTTTCGCGGTCAATTTGCATTGAACTGATTTTAGCGGGACTGAGTGCCCGGCTGATGAGCAGTTCAAGGTTTTCGGTGTAGTTAATGACGTCGATGTTTTCGTTGCCTAATTCCCGCACGATACCGTGAATTCGGGACCCTTTCATACCAACGCAGGCTCCAACGGGGTCAATGCGGTCATCGTAGGATTCTACAGCTACTTTGGCGCGTTCGCCGGGTTCACGTACAATCTTGCGAATCGAAATCAGGCCATCGTAAATCTCAGGCACTTCAATTTCAAACAACCGCTCCAGAAACACTGGCGACGTGCGCGACAGGATGATTTTCGGCGTGCCGTTAACCATCTCCACACTTTTGATAACAGCCTTCACGGCCTCACCCTTGCGGTAGCGATCTTTCGGAATCTGCTCGGTGCGGGGCAGGCTCAATTCGTTGCCTTCGGGATCAACCAAAATGATTTCGTGCTTCAGCATCTGATATACTTCAGCACCGATCAAATCGCCAACCTGATCTTTGTATTTCTGGTACAGGAGTTCTTTCTCCATGTCCTTTATCCGCTGAATGAGCGTTTGGCGGGCCGTTTGCACCACACGCCGACCAAAATCTTCCAGCTTCACTTCTTCGGCTACCTGCTCCCCTACTTCAAAGTCGTCCTGAATTTTACGAGCTTCGGCAAGTGGAATTTTGTCATAATCCCAGATGTCTTCTGAGTTATCATCAACGATTTCACGGGTACGCCACATTTCGAGATCACCGCTCTCAGCATTGATGATTACGTCAAAATTCTCGTCGGTGCCGTATTTTTTACGAATCATTGTCCGGAAGACTTCTTCCAGAATAGAGATCATGGTAGGCCGATCAATATTCTTTGACCGGGCGAAATCGGCGAACGATTCGATCAATAATCCACTGGTCATTTTCTTAGTGTGCAGTTTACAGTCATCAGCCGGCAGTCATCAGTCAGTACTTGCAGTGCAGTTCTACACTGTCACTATATACTGAAAACTGGGAACGGCCTGCCGCCTACTGACGATTATTTAAAACTTATTTCTACGGTTGCCTTTTTAATCTGATCGTACCGAATGGGCGTAGGCCCACTCAGCACGGTAATGCCTGCTTCGGCATCTTTTTTCTGTTGAGTTTTCGAACGCGGTTCGGGCACTACCACCAGTACGATCTGCGTGTCATCGACCGATTCGAGCGTACCGCGCAACACGCTGCCATCGGTCAGATTTACAGCCAGTTGCCGGCCTATGTTTCGCACGAACTGGCGCGAAAACGTCAATGGAAAATCAACACCGGGCGACGATACTTCGAGCGTGAATGGCGCATCACCGAAAAAATTGATTTCGTCCATCTCGCTGCCAAGCCGACGGCTGATTTCAGCACACTCGTCAATAGTGATACCTGTATCGCTATCTACCAGTACTGTAACTTTGATGCGCCCACCCCTACGGCCAACTACCTGAATATCAACAATGTAAAATTGCCCATTGTTCAGATACGGCTGAAGGAGTTCGGTTACGCGTGCTTTATCATCCATAACATATAGCTAACAAAAAAGGGAGTGCGACTCCCTTTTTACATCAACGCTACATAGTAATTACCGCACAAAGGTATACATTTCATGACTACTTTGCAAGTACCTAACCGCATGGTTATATGGGCTTTCCGGCCATTAGACCGTACCTTTGCTTTTTCAGCAGATCATTTACCCCGGTCAACCATTCATGAGGTTATGACGATACGGACGCGAATTGGGCTTTTTATTGGTTATTTCTTTCGCTCTCTTTTCTGGTCGTTCAATTTATTACTGGTTCTTTACACAAGTCTGGCTTACTGGCTCTTACAGGAGTTACCGGTCGAACACTGGCTCGCTGGCATGGTTATGATTTCGCTGCCACTAATGTGGGTTATTAATTTTGTCTTCGTAATCTTCTGGCTCATCAGCCGTCCGTGGCGGGGGTGGCTGTCGGGGTTCATTCTTATTATAGGCATATGGCTGTTCGGCCCCCGAACGTTTGTCTGGCACAAAGCCACTGAACCTTCTTCCCAGTATAAGCCAATTCGGGTCTGGAGCTATAATTTACAATCGTTTGGCTTAGACAATCTCGAAGAACGGCGGCAGAGTTCGCCCCGCATTCGCCGAACCATGACGTTTCTGTTGCGACAGGACGCGCCCATTAAATGCTTTCAGGAATTTTATAATTCAACAGCTATTGCCGATTATGATTTGCTTCAGCGGCTAAAACGCAGTGGCTACAGCTATTCGGCCTTGCTACATCCTGAATATGCCCGTGAGAAAGAAGCTCCGGTAGGCGTGGCCATTTTTTCGATTTACCCGATTGTGAGCAGTGGTAGCGAGCCATTTTACGGGGTAAATGGTATTGTTTGGGCAAACATAAAAATTGGCAGCGATACCATTCGGGTCATCAACGTTCACCTTCATTCGATGGGCATTCGGGTGGGGCGCGTTCTTCGGCAGGAAGAAATAGCAGGTGTTAAACAGGAAACGCGCGGTGTGCTGAGTGCGCTCCGAACGGGCTTTATCCAACGTAAAGAACAGGTCAGGCGGGTTGAACACTACATTCGCGAGAGTCCATATCCGGTCATTGTTACCGGCGATTTTAACGATACGCCCTACAGCGTTGTGTACGAGCGGATGCGCCGGACGCTTCCTAACAGTTTTGAAGATGCCGGGCGTGGTTTTGGTTTTACCTATAATCGTGCCCCCGGTTTTATCCGTATCGATCACCAGTTTCACGACCCGAAACTACCCGCGCTCAACTTCGAGACGATCAACTACATCCGCTACTCCGACCATTACCCCATCATGGGAACATACGGGGTAAAATAGAGGGATAAGGTATAAGGAATAGAGTTATAAGGTTGGATAGTATGAGTACATAAAACCTTTCCAACCTTACAACTCTACTCCTTACTCCCCTCCCTACGGATGGGCGTTTACCCACATCTCGCCGTCGGTGAATATTTCTTTTTTCCAGATCGGCACCGTTTGTTTGATCGTGTCGATGATATAGCGGCAGGCGTCGAAGGCGTCGGCGCGGTGAGCAGTAGCAACGCCAATCAACACGGCCATTTCGCCAATCAGCAGCGTACCGGTTCGGTGAATGATTGTGTACCGCAGCAGGGGCCACCGGCGGTTAGCTTCATCGGCGATCTTACGCATTTCGCCAATTGCCATACGGTCGTAGGCTTCATATTCGAGTCGGTCAACAGGGCGGCTTTGCGTGCTGTTGCGAACGATGCCTAAGAAAAGGTCGATAGCACCAGCCTGATCGGTGTGTAAATATTTCAGGGCCGAAGCCACATCAATTGGGTCGGTAGTAAGCGCAATCATTGAATTAGCCGCCACTGACGGGGGGAATTAAAGCGATTTCGTCTTTGCTGTGTACTACTTGATCGGATTCGGCATATTCGCCGTTAACCGCTACTAATATCGAGCGAATACCACTCAGGTCGGGGTATTGCCGATAGAGTTGAGAGAGCAGATCGGCCACGCAGGCACCTTCTGGCAACGGCACCGAAACCGCCGATTGCCCCGTAATGTCGCGGGTAATGCCGAACAGAAGCACAGACGCAGTATCTTTCATAGGTCAAAGTAACGCTATATACGTTTAGCAAGCAATGCCGCCTGGTAGATGTTCTGACATTAAAAAAACCGGACTGTTTAGCAAACAGCCCGGCTCATGCATTATATACTGTTTACTTCGAGTTGTCTAACTTGCGCTCCGTCTTTTTCAGGTTACGCTCGGCCTTATTAAGCGACCGGTTAGTGCCATCCTTCACGTCTTCTTTCGTGTTTTCAGCCGCCCGCGACACTTTCCGACCGGCCCGCTTGGTGCCGTCTTTCACGTCTTCAGCCGTGTTCTCGGCGGCATTTGCCACCTTGCGGCTTGTTTTACGGGTTTCGCGACCGATTTTATCACCAGCCGCGTCGGCAGTGCGTCCCGCCTGACGAACAGTTTCTTTAGCGTTTTCTTTAGTGTCCTGTGCCGATGCGGCAGTCAATGAAAGGGCCAGCGCACAGGCCAGCATCATGATCGTTTTCATAACGTTGTTTTTGTGAATATACTCCAACAACGCCCGCAGCCAGTGGTTTGTTTAAAACGGCTTATTTGTGTTTGAACACTTTCACCTGATACACATAGTCCTGCATCCGCTTGATCTGCTGCTTGCGGGGCAAACGTGTGAGCGTACTTTTCCGGCTCAGCCGCAACGGTTGGCCCTTCAGCGAGTCGGGTGCAATGCCGTTCAACGTTTCGAGCAGATAAGCGGTTTTGATGGCAAAGCTAACGCCCTCCGACGTGGTTTGCTTACCGCTGATAATGCCGATTACGTTTCCTTTTTCATCTAAAAGTGGCCCGCCCGAATTACCAGGATTTACGCCGATAGCAATCTGATAAGCCGTTGAATCGCCCCGGTAGCCAGTGCCCGAACTCAGATAGCCTTCGCCATACACAATTTCTTCGCGCGGATAGCCCAGCGTAAATACCCGTTCGCCCAAATCGGTAGGTCGGGCGTCGAAACCGTAAGGTACAGGAGCCGTAGGCCGGAACGAGGCATCGTCGCAGAGTTGCAGAATAGCCAGATCGTGGGCCTGATCGGTATGTATGATTCGGGCTTTGTAGACCTCCCCTTTGGCACTCTGCACGTACACAGAATCGGCATCGCGAACGATGTGATTATTCGTTACAAAATAACCGTCGGAGGTTAGCAAAAAGCCCGACCCCGACACCTGCGCCGGATTCACGCTCAACGCCCGCCCACGCCCGCTGAAGTCGTTCAGCAATTTCCGCTGCGACGACTTAACGGCCTGAATTTCTTTGCTTAGCAAACTGTATTGCTGCTCCTGCTGCTGATGCCCCTGCTGGTAAGAGCGATACAGAAAAATAGAAGCAAACGTAGTAATGATCGCTGCCGACGCGGCTACGGCCAATGTTGTGCGGTAGGTTCGCCAGAGTGTTTTGATCTGCCCATCCTGCTCGTTCGAGTGGTACATACCCACTTCCTCGCGAACTGCGTTCATATCCAAACCGGCGTGAATAGCGGCCAGCTTCCGGCGAAACCGAATCCGTTCGCCATAAGCCCGCAATGCATGTTCTATGTCTCGCTCGTCTTCCATGTTTCAAAAAAGTTGTAGAGTTGGCTGGTACTTCCTTTCTACTTCACATTCGGTATTCCGAAAAGAACAGTTTCTTTAATCGCATCAGGCACTTGTACTTCTGCGTCTTGGCATTGTCGGCGTTGGTATAGCCAAAC from Spirosoma montaniterrae encodes:
- the nusA gene encoding transcription termination factor NusA; protein product: MTSGLLIESFADFARSKNIDRPTMISILEEVFRTMIRKKYGTDENFDVIINAESGDLEMWRTREIVDDNSEDIWDYDKIPLAEARKIQDDFEVGEQVAEEVKLEDFGRRVVQTARQTLIQRIKDMEKELLYQKYKDQVGDLIGAEVYQMLKHEIILVDPEGNELSLPRTEQIPKDRYRKGEAVKAVIKSVEMVNGTPKIILSRTSPVFLERLFEIEVPEIYDGLISIRKIVREPGERAKVAVESYDDRIDPVGACVGMKGSRIHGIVRELGNENIDVINYTENLELLISRALSPAKISSMQIDRETKRVSVFLKPDQVSLAIGKGGQNIKLAGRLVDMEIDVFRDNEGQEDDEDVDLMEFSDEIDQWMIEELRKVGLDTAKSVLALSKEELVRRTDLEEDTIEEIVSILKQEFE
- a CDS encoding endonuclease/exonuclease/phosphatase family protein, which produces MTIRTRIGLFIGYFFRSLFWSFNLLLVLYTSLAYWLLQELPVEHWLAGMVMISLPLMWVINFVFVIFWLISRPWRGWLSGFILIIGIWLFGPRTFVWHKATEPSSQYKPIRVWSYNLQSFGLDNLEERRQSSPRIRRTMTFLLRQDAPIKCFQEFYNSTAIADYDLLQRLKRSGYSYSALLHPEYAREKEAPVGVAIFSIYPIVSSGSEPFYGVNGIVWANIKIGSDTIRVINVHLHSMGIRVGRVLRQEEIAGVKQETRGVLSALRTGFIQRKEQVRRVEHYIRESPYPVIVTGDFNDTPYSVVYERMRRTLPNSFEDAGRGFGFTYNRAPGFIRIDHQFHDPKLPALNFETINYIRYSDHYPIMGTYGVK
- a CDS encoding S1C family serine protease → MEDERDIEHALRAYGERIRFRRKLAAIHAGLDMNAVREEVGMYHSNEQDGQIKTLWRTYRTTLAVAASAAIITTFASIFLYRSYQQGHQQQEQQYSLLSKEIQAVKSSQRKLLNDFSGRGRALSVNPAQVSGSGFLLTSDGYFVTNNHIVRDADSVYVQSAKGEVYKARIIHTDQAHDLAILQLCDDASFRPTAPVPYGFDARPTDLGERVFTLGYPREEIVYGEGYLSSGTGYRGDSTAYQIAIGVNPGNSGGPLLDEKGNVIGIISGKQTTSEGVSFAIKTAYLLETLNGIAPDSLKGQPLRLSRKSTLTRLPRKQQIKRMQDYVYQVKVFKHK
- a CDS encoding molybdenum cofactor biosynthesis protein MoaE, which gives rise to MIALTTDPIDVASALKYLHTDQAGAIDLFLGIVRNSTQSRPVDRLEYEAYDRMAIGEMRKIADEANRRWPLLRYTIIHRTGTLLIGEMAVLIGVATAHRADAFDACRYIIDTIKQTVPIWKKEIFTDGEMWVNAHP
- the rimP gene encoding ribosome maturation factor RimP, which produces MDDKARVTELLQPYLNNGQFYIVDIQVVGRRGGRIKVTVLVDSDTGITIDECAEISRRLGSEMDEINFFGDAPFTLEVSSPGVDFPLTFSRQFVRNIGRQLAVNLTDGSVLRGTLESVDDTQIVLVVVPEPRSKTQQKKDAEAGITVLSGPTPIRYDQIKKATVEISFK
- a CDS encoding MoaD/ThiS family protein; amino-acid sequence: MKDTASVLLFGITRDITGQSAVSVPLPEGACVADLLSQLYRQYPDLSGIRSILVAVNGEYAESDQVVHSKDEIALIPPVSGG